From Aspergillus fumigatus Af293 chromosome 5, whole genome shotgun sequence, a single genomic window includes:
- a CDS encoding heme-dependent oxidative N-demethylase family protein: MRMQILRMLGDWRLSGLVVIALIGLHIAFNQSRRRKVWRGISLRSRNTLAAGTPPRSVSPDKKPVIGSASQVNYVDVLPPQRRQALAALPEGSAQVKEIDEAGVRQLILPMKMDYRNCQEQRYTPTGFSTEEIKKLGDFPDYAALSGVPLPQPYHKFVIDKALPRPYRPFRWTYHQTMSLTKMETDWWIELESTYKTRIAQRKELYAKHGSSVLGYLPGSELACKELMEMVLQFLCARYPQYFSLESKRIFKNKILDTEQDIKAKHPLEVLLDNVPEDFAIMLRDEETGFYFLRAAVICSALGWNVGLKIGLQLHQIHGPIPDYKEKMQFSMDRFFAKMPTDKPIQRGSWGLEVGQPLYMPPGDPHEKLRLSQDPSLQLADCNLRVDWQTLRRLPLSAAVVFNFKALFTPVSEFRDEPCIPALVAKILKEGKENLMKYKNTWHVEHVVLPKLEEWAKEQEDKGLVDKNWQVATLDESPWFRNWEDKWHRQQGF; this comes from the exons ATGAGAATGCAGATACTTCGTATGCTCGGTGACTGGCGGTTGTCTGGTCTGGTCGTGATTGCGCTCATTGGACTTCACATCGCCTTCAATCAATCCAGACGCAGGAAAGTCTGGCGGGGAATAAGTCTTCGGAGCCGTAATACGTTAGCTGCTGGAACGCCTCCAAGATCTGTCTCACCCGATAAGAAGCCGGTGATTGGGTCCGCGTCCCAAGTCAACTACGTCGATGTTTTACCACCACAGCGTCGGCAGGCGCTCGCTGCCTTGCCCGAGGGCTCGGCACAGGTGAAAGAGATTGACGAGGCCGGAGTCAGACAACTCATTCTGCCGATGAAAATGGATTACCGAAATTGTCAAGAACAAAGGTATACTCCGACAGGGTTCTCAACAGAGGAGATCAAAAAGTTAGGAGACTTCCCGGACTATGCAGCCCTAAGTGGTGTGCCTCTGCCCCAGCCATACCATAAGTTTGTCATCGACAAGGCCCTACCGAGGCCATATCGTCCGTTCCGGTGGACATACCATCAAACCATGT CATTAACGAAAATGGAAACGGACTGGTGGATTGAGCTCGAATCCACATACAAAACTCGAATCGCGCAACGCAAGGAATTATACGCCAAACACGGCTCATCAGTCCTCGGCTATCTTCCAGGCTCTGAATTAGCTTGCAAGGaattgatggagatggtctTGCAGTTTCTGTGCGCCCGGTATCCTCAGTACTTCTCGCTAGAGAGCAAGAGGATATTTAAGAACAAAATCCTCGACACCGAGCAAGACATCAAAGCCAAACATCCTTTGGAGGTCCTCCTCGACAATGTGCCCGAAGACTTTGCAATCATGCTGCGCGATGAGGAGACAGGCTTCTATTTCCTCCGCGCGGCAGTGATCTGCTCTGCTCTGGGTTGGAATGTTGGACTGAAAATAGGACTTCAGctccatcaaatccatggGCCGATCCCGGACTATAAGGAAAAGATGCAGTTCTCTATGGATCG GTTCTTCGCCAAAATGCCAACAGACAAACCAATCCAGCGAGGGTCCTGGGGTCTAGAAGTCGGACAGCCTTTGTACATGCCCCCGGGGGATCCTCACGAGAAACTTCGTCTGTCTCAAGACCCTAGCCTGCAGTTGGCCGATTGCAATCTGCGAGTGGATTGGCAAACACTGAGACGTCTGCCTCTGTCGGCAGCAGTCGTCTTCAATTTTAAGGCACTATTCACGCCTGTGTCCGAATTTCGTGATGAACCATGCATACCAGCCTTGGTAGccaagatcctcaaagaaggaaaagaaaatctCATGAAATATAAGAATACATGGCATGTGGAGCATGTCGTGCTTCCGAAGCTTGAGGAATGGGCtaaggagcaggaggataAAGGCCTCGTAGACAAAAATTGGCAAGTGGCTACATTGGACGAGAGCCCTTGGTTCAGGAACTGGGAAGACAAGTGGCATCGCCAGCAAGGTTTTTGA
- a CDS encoding PRP38 family protein has protein sequence MGNPEVDFSILLNMSSHRADASTLLDNRGYSGPLVRGVNPATLFEKAVRDRITDSYYWKEQCFGLNAATLCDRAVELTSIGGTYGVAEKPTPFLCLAFKLLQLNPEREIILEYLNYTDPGSDEETEATAEEQARNGVLGQRGDFKYLRALAAFYVRLTFDPVDVYKTLEPLLLDYRKLKRRVRDTFVLTYMDQFVDDLLTKDRVCGTSLWKLPARQQLEDLDLLEERISPLADELEEMDRESDQGSDKSGSRSNEAAGDE, from the coding sequence ATGGGCAACCCTGAAGTCGATTTTTCGATTCTTCTCAACATGTCGTCCCATCGTGCTGATGCGAGTACCCTTCTGGACAATCGTGGCTATTCAGGACCCCTAGTCCGCGGTGTCAACCCCGCCACATTGTTCGAGAAAGCCGTTCGCGACCGCATTACAGACTCATATTACTGGAAAGAACAGTGCTTCGGTTTAAACGCGGCAACGCTTTGCGATCGTGCGGTCGAACTGACATCTATTGGTGGTACATATGGTGTCGCCGAGAAACCCACCCCGTTTCTCTGTCTTGCGTTCAAGTTGCTGCAACTTAACCCCGAGCGTGAAATCATCTTGGAATATCTCAACTACACTGATCCGGGCAGTGACGAAGAGACAGAGGCTACGGCAGAGGAGCAGGCTCGAAATGGTGTGCTTGGACAACGAGGGGACTTCAAATACCTCCGCGCCCTGGCGGCGTTCTACGTGCGTCTAACCTTTGACCCGGTCGACGTCTACAAGACACTGGAACCGCTCCTTCTCGACTATCGGAAGTTGAAGCGACGAGTACGCGACACATTTGTGCTTACATATATGGATCAATTTGTCGACGATCTTCTGACGAAAGACCGTGTGTGCGGTACCAGTCTTTGGAAGTTACCGGCACGGCAACAgttggaggatctggatTTGTTGGAAGAGCGCATCAGTCCTCTGGCGGACgaactggaagaaatggataGGGAGAGCGACCAAGGCAGCGATAAAAGCGGGTCACGGTCTAACGAGGCCGCTGGGGATGAGTGA
- a CDS encoding WD40 repeat domain-containing protein yields MTSIGDDDDRDLAGSQEGSSDDEMEDALRDADEAGNDNDADGDAEADQDAESPSNTSHASEGPGIASQANPDMPVTSPDSTNIISDLTSVFHPPVRPECLTASTYDIVPTTAAPHSTSINAVTATADMRWVFSGGSDGYVRKFNWVDSINSKLMLTVAQRHPFVDSVMKAGVLMTYWECMDGNAVSPVYSLASHSEGLWLLSGLESGSIRLQSVRHDEGKEIALLQQHTSAVSVLQLTPDEKSLLSGSWDKRVFDWDLNTGQTRRVFGASAGQIAAIEIRPESTIPVPKDTLELPQTNGTYSSNYHASGTDSFNFMDTSNDLGEGGAAANLQAGSPADSLFGAADSLFGDADGGGGEGGGASGNAFGIDEDDEFGKALANGILPDADADADAPGEPDVMDQQNGTTEGNASADATMTNPKSESLDTSINAPSQPVTNGLPHAEELKPPSQAQESAASTQQESSVVTDHTFLAASIDGTIRVWDRRQADPIARITPYNSPPWCMNACWSPDGNYIYAGRRNGTVEEFSLHKGLREPERTFKFPQGSGPVTALKAMPNGRHIVCASHDILRLYDLKHEQVSRHSTVPFLIIPGHRTGTISQLYIDQACRFMISTSGNRGWEGNTTEVLLGYEINVPR; encoded by the exons ATGACCTCAATTGGGGACGACGATGATCGAGATCTTGCAG GCTCGCAAGAAGGAAGCTCGGACGATGAAATGGAAGACGCTCTGAGAGACGCAGACGAGGCAGGGAATGATAATGATGCCGATGGAGACGCCGAGGCCGATCAAGATGCGGAAAGCCCGTCGAATACCAGCCACGCATCCGAAGGGCCTGGTATCGCATCTCAAGCCAATCCCGATATGCCAGTGACCTCCCCTGACTCCACAAACATCATTTCCGACTTGACCTCCGTCTTTCACCCTCCAGTTCGTCCGGAATGTCTAACAGCATCCACTTACGACATAGTACCAACCACGGCCGCACCTCACAGTACATCCATAAATGCAGTAACAGCGACAGCCGACATGCGATGGGTGTTTAGTGGAGGGTCTGATGGATATGTGCGAAAGTTCAATTGGGTGGATTCGATCAACAGCAAACTGATGCTGACCGTGGCGCAACGACATCCCTTCGTCGATAGCGTAATGAAGGCGGGCGTGTTGATGACATATTGGGAGTGCATGGATGGCAATGCAGTGTCACCAGTCTATTCTCTAGCCAGCCATAGCGAAGGCCTATGGCTATTATCGGGGTTGGAGTCAGGCAGTATCCGTCTGCAGTCAGTTCGTCATGATGAGGGAAAAGAGATTGCTCTCCTGCAACAGCATACTTCGGCCGTCTCGGTACTGCAACTCACCCCAGACGAGAAGTCCTTGCTATCTGGTAGTTGGGACAAGCGAGTGTTTGACTGGGATTTGAATACTGGACAGACGCGGCGTGTCTTCGGTGCCAGCGCCGGGCAAATTGCGGCGATCGAGATTCGGCCAGAATCCACAATCCCTGTTCCAAAAGATACATTAGAGCTACCTCAGACGAATGGCACCTACTCATCAAACTATCATGCCAGCGGAACTGACAGCTTCAATTTCATGGATACATCGAACGATTTAGGTGAAGGTGGCGCTGCTGCAAACTTGCAGGCGGGATCCCCAGCAGATTCACTCTTTGGTGCCGCCGATTCATTATTCGGAGATGCAGATGGCGGGGGTGGTGAAGGTGGGGGTGCATCGGGAAACGCGTTTGGAAtagacgaggatgatgagttCGGCAAAGCTCTTGCCAACGGCATTCTTCCGGATGCTGATGCCGATGCAGATGCACCCGGCGAGCCCGACGTGATGGATCAACAAAATGGGACTACAGAGGGCAACGCAAGTGCAGACGCTACCATGACGAACCCAAAGAGCGAATCTCTGGACACTAGTATAAATGCTCCGTCGCAACCAGTGACGAACGGCCTACCACACGCGGAAGAATTAAAGCCACCTTCACAGGCGCAGGAGTCTGCTGCATCAACACAACAAGAGTCGAGTGTAGTAACAGACCACACATTCCTTGCCGCATCCATCGACGGCACAATCAGAGTATGGGACAGACGGCAAGCAGACCCCATTGCTCGGATCACACCCTATAACTCTCCACCTTGGTGCATGAATGCATGCTGGTCTCCGGACGGGAATTATATTTATGCAGGGCGTCGAAATGGAACTGTGGAGGAATTCAGTCTCCATAAAGGTTTACGAGAGCCTGAGAGGACCTTCAAATTTCCCCAGGGCAGTGGACCGGTGACAGCGCTCAAAGCGATGCCCAATGGGCGACATATTGTCTG TGCGTCGCATGATATTCTTCGATTATACGATTTGAAACACGAACAAGTCAGCCGCCATTCCACGGTACcttttctcatcatccctGGGCACCGCACCGGGACTATATCACAACTGTATATTGATCAGGCTTGTCGTTTTATGATCTCGACAAGTGGTAATAGAGGCTGGGAAGGCAATACCACCGAGGTTTTGCTAGGCTATGAGATCAACGTTCCTCGATAa
- the mpkC gene encoding mitogen-activated protein kinase mpkC, with protein MAEFVRAEVLGTKFEYTTRYVNPQPIGMGSFGLVCSAFDQITQQPVALKKIMKPFDSSSLAKRTYREIRLLKYLRHENLICMRDIFISPLEDIYIATELLGTDLGRLLSIKPLDSKFSQYFIYQILRGLKYIHSANVIHRDLKPTNILINENCDLKICDFGLARLQEPQMTGYVATRYYRAQEIMLTWQRYGVQVDVWSAGCILAEMLRRKPLFPGKDHVHQFHLITNILGNPPDAVIEKITSKNTVNFVKSLPSREPRDLSTVVPKDTDFDAIDLLKKMLVIDPDTRISAQDALRYPYLAPYHDPTDEPVASGPFDWSFDSADFPKETWKIMIYSEVLDYLNVDNPADPAPFDPSTPFDPSALEREFSEFLSDSGQI; from the exons ATGGCTGAGTTTGTCCGTGCGGAGGTCTTGGGTACGAAGTTCGAATACACTACGAG ATATGTGAACCCGCAGCCCATTGGTATGGGGTCTTTTGGCCTCGTCTG CTCGGCTTTCGATCAGATAACACAGCAACCAGTTgcattgaagaagatcatgaagCCTTTCGACAGTTCGTCTCTGGCGAAGCGTACATATCGGGAAATCAGGTTGCTGAAGTATCTTCGACATGAGAAT CTCATTTGCATGCGCGATATTTTTATATCTCCTTTGGAGGACAT CTACATAGCTACAGAACTTCTAGGGACTGACCTTGGGCGCCTTTTAAGCATCAAACCTCTTGACAGCAAATTCTCACAATACTTCATCTACCAGATTCTA CGAGGCCTCAAATACATTCATTCCGCTAATGTGATCCACCGTGACCTGAAACCAACCAATATTCTCATCAACGAAAACTGCGATTTGAAGATATGCGATTTCGGTCTCGCCCGGCTGCAGGAGCCCCAGATGACCGGCTACGTTGCAACTAGATACTACCGCGCCCAGGAAATCATGCTAACATGGCAGAGATACGGTGTTCAAGTGGACGTGTGGAGTGCGGGCTGTATCCTTGCTGAGATGCTACGGAGGAAGCCGCTTTTTCCTGGGAAGGACCACGTTCACCAGTTCCACCTCATCACAAACATCCTTGGAAATCCTCCTGATGCGGTGATTGAGAAGATCACCAGTAAGAAC ACTGTGAACTTTGTGAAATCTTTGCCGTCACGAGAGCCTCGAGACTTATCGACTGTCGTCCCCAAAGATACTGATTTCGATG CCATTGACCTTctcaagaagatgctggttATTGATCCCGACACGAGAATCTCCGCTCAAGACGCTCTGAGATATCCCTACCTAGCTCCGTATCATGATCCTACCGATGAGCCTGTAGCTTCAGGGCCTTTCGATTGGTCGTTCGACAGCGCAGACTTCCCAAAGGAGACCTGGAAGATAATGAT ATATTCCGAGGTCCTTGACTATCTCAACGTCGACAATCCAGCCGACCCAGCGCCGTTTGATCCATCTACTCCCTTTGATCCGAGTGCTCTTGAACGAGAGTTTTCAGAGTTTCTCAGTGATTCGGGCCAAATCTAG
- a CDS encoding putative neutral amino acid permease, whose protein sequence is MSTSPAEAKGLKISPAEPFADDVGVSQSEKYQSGEDSFEIFKKGEGQVDFRTVGWLQAAVIFLKVIFATGILSIPSVMYDLGAFPGAVNLVGWCVLNAYGAIVLGNFRNSYPGCHSIVDMVHLAGGRWGPLMREIVGVMFVLAYVIVASSGIIGVSAAFNALSRHAMCTVYWSLVSTAIVALFASVRKFAHVGWLTWVGFFSVFAAVFIIVIGVTTRDRPAAAPQTGPFDLGFRAIGNPTFAVGITASATIFCSSAATSAFLPVISEMRKPRDYPKAVYLSMSFVTTSYLAFSLVIYAWCGKWIASPSLGSAGETVKRVAYGIALPGLIVSGALYVHVGAKYLFVRILRHSKHLQANTLVHWGTWLGCTITLSAISFLLASAIPIFTYVLALVGSLCYSPLAICLPGWLWLYSHQHYRRGSVGRLVIYGLHVGMILLGIFMTVGGTYGVVVQIMEAYRNGRIDQAFSCADNSGTVS, encoded by the exons ATGTCAACTTCTCCTGCCGAGGCCAAAGGCCTCAAAATCTCACCTGCTGAACCATTCGCAGACGATGTTGGGGTTTCCCAGTCAGAGAAGTACCAGTCCGGTGAAGATAGCTttgagatcttcaagaaagGAGAGGGCCAGGTGGACTTTCGCACTGTCGGTTGGCTTCAGGCCGCTGTGATCTTCCTCAAGG TGATCTTTGCTACCGGTATTCTCTCCATTCCCTCGGTCATGTATGACCTGGGTGCGTTCCCTGGGGCCGTCAACCTTGTAGGCTGGTGCGTCCTCAACGCCTATGGCGCTATTGTCCTGGGCAACTTCCGGAACTCATATCCCGGCTGTCATTCGATCGTGGACATGGTTCACCTAGCCGGAGGTCGTTGGGGTCCGCTCATGCGAGAGATTGTAGGCGTGATGTTCGTCCTAGCCTATGTGATCGTTGCCTCCTCCGGCATCATCGGCGTCTCGGCCGCTTTTAATGCCCTATCCCGACATGCAATGTGCACCGTGTACTGGTCTCTCGTCTCAACGGCCATCGTGGCCCTCTTTGCCAGCGTCCGCAAGTTCGCCCATGTCGGCTGGCTCACCTGGGTTGGGTTCTTCAGCGTCTTTGCTGCCGTGTTTATCATCGT AATCGGCGTCACAACCCGCGATCGACCGGCCGCAGCCCCCCAAACCGGGCCCTTCGATCTCGGCTTTCGCGCCATTGGCAATCCCACCTTCGCCGTAGGCATCACCGCCTCCGCAACAATCTTCTGCTCTAGCGCCGCAACCTCCGCCTTCCTCCCCGTCATCTCCGAAATGCGCAAACCAAGAGACTACCCCAAAGCCGTGTACCTGAGCATGAGCTTCGTGACGACCTCCTACCTCGCCTTCAGCCTGGTCATCTACGCCTGGTGCGGCAAGTGGATTGCCTCGCCCTCGCTCGGCAGCGCGGGCGAGACTGTCAAGCGCGTCGCGTACGGCATCGCCCTCCCCGGCCTCATCGTCAGCGGCGCGCTGTACGTGCACGTTGGCGCAAAGTACCTCTTTGTGCGGATCCTGCGCCACTCGAAGCATCTCCAGGCGAACACCCTCGTCCACTGGGGCACCTGGCTGGGTTGCACTATAACCCTGTCCGCCATCTCATTCCTCCTGGCCAGCGCCATTCCCATCTTCACGTATGTCCTTGCGTTGGTGGGGAGTCTCTGCTATTCGCCGCTGGCGATCTGCTTGCCTGGGTGGCTGTGGCTTTATAGTCACCAGCACTACCGGCGGGGAAGCGTGGGCCGGCTCGTCATCTACGGTCTGCATGTGGGTATGATTCTCCTGGGGATCTTTATGACTGTCGGAGGCACGTATGGGGTAGTAGTCCAGATCATGGAGGCTTACCGCAATGGACGGATTGATCAAGCGTTCTCGTGCGCGGACAATAGCGGTACAGTCTCGTAG
- a CDS encoding polysaccharide deacetylase family protein, with amino-acid sequence MGKKRVLVTYGVDVDAVAGWLGSYGGEDSTNDISRGVWAGTVGTRRLLKFFDKYGIKATWFIPGHSLESFPEDMAAVRDAGHEIGLHGYSHENPKDMTIEQQRDVLDKTYRMLTEFCGKPPRGSVAPWWETSKEGAQLLLDYGIEYDHSMSHEDCQAYYLRTGDSWTKIDYSKKAEEWMKPLVPGRETGLVEIPANWYIDDLPPMMFIKAASNSHGFVNPRDVEDIWRDHFDYFYREYDTFIFPITIHPDVSGRPPVLLMHERLIEHFKKHDGVEFVTMEQVCDIFKKENPPPAGALMPAEPGAILKK; translated from the exons ATGGGCAAGAAGCGCGTTCTCGTCACTTAcggcgtcgatgtcgatgcaGTTGCCGGCTGGCTCGGTTCTTACGGAGGAGAAGACTCAACAAATGACATCAGCAGAG GTGTTTGGGCTGGCACTGTCGGCACGAGACGTCTTTTGAAATTCTTCGACAAGTACGGCATCAAAGCGACATGGTTCATCCCAGGCCACTCGTTAGAATCGTTCCCCGAAGACATGGCTGCTGTGCGCGACGCCGGCCATGAGATCGGTCTCCACGGATATTCGCATGAGAACCCGAAGGACATGACGATCGAGCAGCAGCGGGATGTCCTGGATAAAACCTACCGGATGTTGACTGAGTTCTGCGGGAAGCCGCCTCGTGGAAGCGTTGCCCCGTG GTGGGAAACGAGCAAAGAAGGCGCTCAATTGCTCCTCGACTACGGAATCGAGTACGATCACAGCATGAGCCACGAAGACTGCCAAGCATACTACCTGCGAACAGGAGATTCCTGGACCAAGATAGACTACAGCAAGAAAGCAGAAGAGTGGATGAAGCCTCTGGTTCCTGGTCGCGAGACAGGCCTGGTGGAAATCCCTGCAAACTGGTACATCGACGACCTGCCTCCGATGATGTTCATCAAAGCAGCCTCGAACAGTCATGGATTCGTCAACCCGCGTGATGTGGAAGACATCTGGAGGGATCACTTTGACTACTTCTACCGGGAATATGATACATTCATTTTCCCCATCACAATCCATCCGGACGTTTCTGGGCGGCCACCTGTGCTTCTCATGCATGAGAGACTTATCGAGCATTTTAAGAAGCACGACGGAGTGGAATTCGTGACTATGGAGCAGGTCTGTGATATCTTCAAGAAGGAAAACCCACCACCTGCAGGCGCGCTCATGCCAGCCGAACCGGGGGCCATTCTCAAGAAATAA
- a CDS encoding putative amidase — translation MSVLFTSISPDNPVKKEDAQLLLNNLGLSVKPDEVDDFRTLLAAVHDCAEDVAKLPDYQPVPDLSRYPRQNIRRPSPEEQVFGQAWAHKFLIKGNADGGPLAGKTVSLKDCIAVAGVPQLLGSDVIPSWTPITDATVVTRILDAGADILGTSTCENFCHSTGSYTSAQGVVENPFAAGYSAGGSTSGGAALVAGGLVDITIGGDQGGSIRVPASLCGCVGLKPTHGLVPFTGISSGDAVNDHAGPLARNVQDIAVCLDAISGYDGIDDRSLGSPKPGSTTFSRTLQEEPTRLDGFRIALLKEGFDHAAVDPAVRECVRMAAQRFKALGATVEEVSLPEHLQGPAIWTIQQRIAGSMNLLGHAHGRRGLYLTEMERARLPWTNESYQRAFPATKNVIINGLYLSSRFPDLYGKTMNIGRRLRDLYEAILEQYDVVIMPTTPVVAPRHGKRGLPLESLKPSMGLTINTAIFDVTGQPAMSIPVGFAPARDDANVQLPVGMQIVGGLWQESKVLRVGHAWETHFNWKENCYSECLN, via the exons ATGTCCGTCCTGTTTACCTCGATCTCCCC AGACAACCctgtgaagaaggaggacGCGCAACTCCTTTTGAACAATCTCGGCCTCTCAGTCAAACCCGATGAAGTGGACGATTTTCGTACTCTACTAGCAGCCGTCCATGACTGTGCAGAGGACGTCGCGAAGCTACCAGATTACCAGCCGGTACCGGATCTATCACGTTATCCACGACAAAACATACGGCGCCCCTCGCCGGAAGAGCAAGTCTTTGGTCAGGCGTGGGCGCATAAGTTCTTGATCAAGGGTAATGCTGACGGAGGTCCACTGGCTGGGAAGACGGTTAGTTTGAAAGACTGCATTGCAGTCGCTGGGGTCCCTCAGCTCCTGGGCAGCGATGTGATTCCATCTTGGACACCCATCACCGATGCCACGGTTGTTACGCGAATCCTGGATGCCGGCGCTGATATTCTAGGTACCTCGACATGCGAAAACTTTTGCCATTCCACCGGCTCCTATACTAGTGCTCAGGGTGTGGTCGAGAATCCTTTTGCAGCTGGTTATTCTGCCGGTGGTAGCACATCTGGCGGGGCGGCTCTGGTGGCCGGTGGCCTGGTGGATATTACAATAGGTGGTGATCAAGGTGGGAGTATCCGAGTGCCTGCGTCTCTCTGTGGCT GCGTTGGTCTGAAGCCTACACATGGCCTGGTTCCGTTTACCGGCATCTCTAGCGGCGATGCGGTGAATGACCATGCCGGACCGCTGGCTCGAAATGTGCAAGATATTGCCGTATGTCTGGATGCTATCAGTGGCTACGACGGAATAGACGACAGATCGCTCGGCAGTCCCAAGCCCGGATCCACAACGTTTTCTAGGACACTTCAAGAAGAACCAACGAGGCTCGACGGCTTCAGGATTGCCCTGCTGAAAGAAGGCTTTGATCACGCGGCTGTCGATCCCGCGGTCAGGGAGTGTGTCAGGATGGCCGCCCAGAGATTCAAAGCGCTCGGTGCCACAGTGGAGGAGGTCTCTCTCCCAGAGCACTTGCAAGGGCCCGCCATCTGGACAATCCAACAGCGCATAGCAGGCTCCATGAACCTCCTGGGACATGCCcacggaagaagaggcctGTATCTGACCGAAATGGAGCGTGCAAGGCTCCCGTGGACAAACGAGAGCTATCAGAGAGCGTTCCCCGCGACGAAAaacgtcatcatcaacggaCTGTACCTCAGCTCGCGCTTCCCGGATCTCTATGGTAAGACCATGAACATCGGCCGGAGGCTTCGAGATCTCTACGAGGCGATCTTGGAGCAGTACGATGTGGTAATCATGCCGACTACTCCGGTCGTTGCACCTCGGCACGGGAAGCGTGGCCTGCCGTTGGAGTCGCTGAAGCCCAGCATGGGTCTCACGATAAATACTGCGATCTTTGACGTAACCGGCCAGCCGGCAATGTCTATTCCTGTTGGATTTGCCCCGGCCAGGGACGATGCGAATGTCCAATTGCCGGTCGGGATGCAGATTGTAGGAGGACTGTGGCAGGAGTCGAAAGTCTTGCGAGTCGGTCATGCATGGGAGACCCATTTCAACTGGAAGGAGAATTGTTACAGTGAATGTCTAAACTAG
- a CDS encoding SDR family NAD(P)-dependent oxidoreductase — MVRAYSFPGVAVITGAGGTGIGAAVAKAFASAGCERVAITDINESSLEKTRDAISSLHPNIRLVVRAGNMADEQFVEAFMNEVVSTFGRLDYAVNCVGILGDSGRSTETSTEDFDRITNINYRGCWLSSRAELKQMLKQDPLPSHDPSREPQRGSIVNIASQLGIVSRPGAPAYCASKSAIIGMTRADAIDYSADGIRVNCVCPGVIETPMTTGNEEVHARLQPAVDIAPMKRMGKPEEVADAVLFLCSTFASFVQGHALVVDGGYIIN, encoded by the exons ATGGTGCGAGCATATTCATTCCCCGGTGTTGCAGTCATCACAGGGGCCGGCGGAACAG GGATTGGTGCGGCAGTTGCAAAAGCTTTTGCCTCTGCAGGATGCGAGCGAGTAGCCATCACAGACATCAACGAATCATCTCTAGAGAAGACGCGAGACGCTATTTCCTCTCTTCACCCCAATATCCGTCTGGTAGTGAGAGCAGGGAATATGGCCGACGAGCAATTCGTCGAGGCCTTTATGAATGAAGTGGTGAGCACATTCGGTCGGCTCGATTACGCAGTGAACTGCGTCGGGATACTTGGGGACTCGGGCCGATCGACAGAGACAAGCACAGAGGATTTTGACCGTATCACCAATATCAATTACAGGGGCTGCTGGCTGTCGTCCAGAGCAGAGTTGAAGCAGATGCTCAAACAAGATCCTCTACCGAGCCATGATCCGAGTCGTGAGCCGCAACGAGGGAGTATCGTCAATATCGCCAGTCAGCTGGGGATTGTCTCGCGTCCTGGGGCTC CTGCATACTGCGCCTCCAAATCCGCCATTATCGGCATGACTCGAGCTGATGCAATAGATTATTCTGCGGACGGCATCCGTGTGAATTGTGTCTGTCCTGGGGTCATTGAGACCCCGATGACAACTGGCAATGAGGAGGTACATGCGCGCTTACAGCCTGCCGTTGATATTGCGCCAATGAAAAGAATGGGCAAGCCAGAAGAGGTGGCAGATGCGGTTCTCTTTCTATGCTCGACTTTTGCCTCCTTCGTGCAGGGCCATGCTttggttgttgatggtgGTTATATTATCAACTAG